The following proteins are co-located in the Elusimicrobiota bacterium genome:
- a CDS encoding PorV/PorQ family protein, with translation MKKSDWRLESGEWRLEMKDKRNKMGDRKCGIGVTFYLPSAICYLLFVFIISYLLSPICLSAVGATSSEFLLLPKGARAAAMSGSLASVDDGSNSIFYNPAAIGLQRQQNICLSHSEWLEDINFENIAYSMPLTKKIAVGFGIEYLGISEIEGKENQTSPTSQFNASDLAIDLGVSCSINKKIAVGLSTKYIEQKIDTEKSYSVSLDIGGIYTKKINSYRIVSIGISVENIPAKEPEFIDEVENLPTKLVTGVSYKPLDEILLLSTDLTLMKNSKPAANFGTEVFIYDILSIRAGYKLDTSFERLARITFGTGLVLGSLSVDYAYLPFEPLTDTHIFSLSFKFD, from the coding sequence ATGAAAAAATCAGATTGGAGATTGGAGAGTGGAGAGTGGAGATTAGAGATGAAAGATAAGAGAAACAAGATGGGAGATAGGAAATGTGGGATAGGAGTGACATTCTATCTGCCATCTGCTATCTGCTATCTCCTATTCGTCTTTATTATCTCATATCTACTATCTCCTATCTGCCTTTCTGCTGTTGGTGCTACTTCGTCTGAATTTCTTTTACTACCAAAAGGTGCAAGGGCAGCCGCTATGTCAGGCAGTTTGGCATCTGTTGATGATGGTTCAAACAGCATCTTCTATAACCCCGCTGCGATTGGATTACAAAGACAACAAAATATCTGTTTGTCACACAGTGAATGGCTTGAAGATATTAACTTTGAAAATATCGCGTATTCAATGCCATTAACGAAAAAGATTGCGGTTGGTTTTGGAATAGAATATCTTGGCATATCAGAAATAGAAGGTAAAGAAAACCAAACATCTCCAACCAGCCAGTTTAATGCGTCTGATTTGGCGATTGATTTAGGTGTTTCCTGTAGTATTAACAAAAAAATTGCTGTGGGCTTATCTACAAAATATATTGAACAAAAAATAGATACAGAAAAATCATATTCAGTCTCGTTAGATATCGGTGGAATATATACCAAAAAAATCAATTCATACAGAATTGTATCAATCGGAATTTCAGTTGAGAATATACCAGCAAAAGAACCAGAATTTATTGATGAAGTTGAAAACCTACCAACCAAACTTGTTACCGGTGTCTCATATAAACCACTTGATGAAATACTGCTGTTATCAACGGATTTAACTCTGATGAAAAACTCAAAACCTGCTGCCAATTTTGGAACTGAAGTTTTTATTTATGATATATTATCCATTCGTGCTGGTTACAAACTTGATACATCGTTTGAACGATTAGCCCGGATTACTTTCGGCACCGGACTTGTCCTGGGCTCGTTATCGGTTGATTACGCCTACTTACCGTTTGAACCTCTTACAGATACACACATATTTTCATTATCTTTTAAGTTTGATTAA
- a CDS encoding BsuPI-related putative proteinase inhibitor, with product MKDEKNNNYNTEQNRTNVRKCKTEQMFGNAKPNKCSALEQLFCLIEEGIKLNPEEYKISFTKFILTGFLILVSVKTIFAISAILSPNRPAYSYQYIPIYGTASENTKKVEIQICQVESKTYWNGQCWVSTPKWLVCTGTSSWTYNLATYFSDNLTYNIKSQATDASGNIEPASDGITFIIDTRPPYSYLTLPDYSNKTYSDIPKIYGQAGDSKSGVAFVRVRLRDLTDGTYWNGNSWDTDEIWLKADGTDSFSVPVSVWIINHQYNAIAQAVDFAQLEEGLNSGCNFYIDSALNLSVKSSKTVYNYGEQIEIKIEIENPTNSTQILELLSSPFYDFMIDSSYRYSDGATFLPVKTAFCFQPGKTVYSEKIDNILPIGKHNLTAELKSLNLTTKSSFEIISDTVSPAISHQPVADGQYKHFSIPVSAKIIDNSRISTVVLHSGNTSWQMTKITGENIWAGMIPAEYNNSSSVSYYIEAVDISGNKTITDTKTITTIDVPLVEPKDIIVTPIQDNKYEIKITNFAAKDAVFYRVYYDRGNGVIDYSTPIGTIDELKKTVITPTLEPATNYELAIVPQRQIDTSVAEPTNSDIATSVSNNQIILFIEGINDPVSTTTANVPITLIFSGLDGNDAEVLTDSEIITQFITFQFVDIIPVSQPLSLMPKQSVSTSDTASELIPVTISYIDANNDGYLDGTNIKETTLVIMKYDEVARKWVGGFETTIDTERNFCSAYVDRVGIYAVFSVLQIYPAPISNLTGTAVDKYKAKIEWSHSNSVSSNQYNIYYQNGHYYEKNYTAKYRIYWDKGIGMIDYLHPLVELEGSQTQWISQPLSIGLYKFAVRVVDIEGTEEQNTNYITVNIGMSGTASANIRIPKDGQRLRGNAVTIIADVSADTTGVLFQYKVTEKQSDGATEKWIDITSIDTKSPYAVYWNLSGLANSEYKLRAVAFDLLELAQPNPSEITVYIDDTNWDISEDGNPSVDPNTTHRKQEKISESTETIVMIADGTSAIVPEGTVEKETVLEIKTITQQSLPLPTDSSLEAIDVFREYNFSNGKSEFEKEITISLPYPDDNNDGIVDGTTLKSDILEIYYLDEKNNEWKKANNRLDLGDATNPGQNNSSENAKNDRTDNPTNKHTNTVGYPLRGILQAGQGDLGQKVISAKVNHFTKFGIFAKTPRDFLTDSQISVYPNPFKPSKGGDTEITFDGLTENVRIKIYTIAGRLADEFETTTDGSCNWKPELASGVYIYYIEDKNGKGKAKGKLAIIR from the coding sequence ATGAAAGACGAAAAAAATAATAACTATAATACCGAACAAAACCGAACAAATGTTCGGAAATGCAAAACCGAACAAATGTTCGGAAATGCAAAACCGAACAAATGTTCGGCTTTAGAACAGCTTTTCTGTTTGATAGAAGAAGGTATTAAATTAAACCCCGAAGAATACAAAATATCATTTACAAAATTTATTCTTACAGGTTTTTTGATTTTAGTATCTGTAAAAACTATTTTTGCTATTTCTGCAATTTTATCGCCAAACAGACCTGCATACAGTTATCAATATATTCCGATATACGGAACCGCATCAGAGAATACAAAAAAAGTTGAGATACAAATTTGTCAAGTTGAATCCAAAACATACTGGAACGGGCAGTGCTGGGTTTCAACTCCAAAATGGCTAGTATGTACAGGGACTTCGTCTTGGACTTACAATCTAGCAACCTATTTTTCGGATAATCTGACATATAATATAAAATCACAGGCGACGGATGCTTCAGGTAATATAGAACCTGCCTCTGACGGTATCACATTCATAATTGACACACGACCGCCTTACTCATATCTCACACTTCCCGATTATAGCAATAAAACATACTCGGATATTCCAAAAATTTATGGACAGGCAGGTGATTCCAAATCCGGTGTTGCATTTGTTCGGGTTCGCCTTAGAGATTTAACCGATGGAACTTATTGGAATGGCAACAGTTGGGATACAGACGAGATATGGCTTAAAGCAGATGGGACAGATTCGTTTTCAGTTCCAGTTTCTGTCTGGATAATTAATCATCAATATAACGCGATTGCACAGGCAGTTGATTTTGCACAACTTGAAGAAGGACTAAATTCAGGTTGTAATTTTTATATTGACTCCGCATTAAATCTATCAGTAAAATCATCAAAAACGGTCTATAATTATGGAGAACAAATTGAGATTAAGATTGAGATTGAGAACCCAACAAATTCAACCCAGATTTTAGAACTGCTATCGTCGCCATTTTATGATTTTATGATTGATTCATCCTACAGATATAGTGATGGTGCGACATTTCTGCCGGTAAAAACTGCATTCTGTTTTCAACCTGGCAAAACGGTATATTCAGAAAAAATTGATAATATATTGCCAATTGGAAAACATAATTTAACCGCAGAGCTTAAATCGCTAAATCTAACTACAAAATCCAGTTTTGAAATTATTTCAGATACTGTATCACCAGCCATATCACATCAGCCAGTTGCAGATGGTCAGTATAAACATTTTTCAATCCCGGTCAGTGCTAAAATTATTGATAATTCTCGTATTTCAACAGTAGTACTCCATTCCGGGAATACTTCATGGCAGATGACGAAAATAACCGGGGAAAACATATGGGCTGGTATGATACCTGCTGAATATAATAATTCATCTTCAGTTTCTTATTATATTGAAGCGGTTGATATTTCAGGCAACAAAACTATAACAGATACCAAAACAATTACAACAATAGATGTGCCACTTGTAGAACCTAAAGATATTATTGTAACACCGATACAAGATAACAAATATGAAATCAAGATAACCAATTTTGCTGCCAAAGATGCAGTATTTTATCGGGTTTATTACGACCGAGGGAATGGTGTGATTGATTATTCAACACCAATAGGAACGATTGATGAACTAAAAAAAACGGTAATAACACCAACACTTGAACCAGCAACCAACTACGAACTCGCAATAGTTCCACAGAGACAAATTGATACGAGTGTGGCAGAACCTACTAACAGCGATATCGCTACATCTGTATCCAATAACCAGATTATTCTATTTATAGAAGGTATAAATGATCCCGTTTCTACTACTACGGCAAATGTCCCGATAACACTTATTTTTTCCGGTTTAGATGGGAATGATGCAGAAGTGTTAACAGATAGCGAAATTATTACACAGTTTATCACATTTCAATTCGTAGATATAATCCCGGTTTCACAGCCACTCTCGCTTATGCCTAAACAATCTGTATCTACATCAGATACTGCATCTGAACTAATCCCGGTAACAATAAGTTATATTGACGCCAATAATGATGGCTATCTTGATGGCACAAATATAAAAGAAACAACACTTGTTATTATGAAATATGACGAAGTTGCAAGAAAATGGGTTGGCGGATTTGAGACAACTATAGATACTGAACGAAATTTTTGTTCCGCATATGTTGACCGAGTCGGTATATATGCAGTTTTTTCAGTCCTACAGATTTATCCTGCGCCAATTAGTAATTTAACAGGCACAGCAGTTGATAAATACAAGGCAAAAATTGAATGGTCACATTCTAACTCGGTTTCATCAAACCAGTATAATATCTATTATCAGAATGGACACTATTATGAAAAAAATTATACCGCAAAATATCGTATCTACTGGGATAAAGGTATCGGTATGATTGATTATTTACATCCGCTTGTTGAGTTAGAAGGTTCTCAAACCCAATGGATTTCCCAGCCACTCTCAATCGGGCTTTACAAATTTGCAGTTCGGGTGGTTGATATAGAAGGTACAGAAGAACAAAATACAAATTATATCACTGTAAATATCGGGATGTCTGGCACTGCTTCTGCTAATATAAGAATCCCTAAAGATGGTCAACGGCTTCGCGGGAATGCAGTCACTATTATCGCAGATGTTTCCGCAGATACAACAGGTGTTCTGTTCCAGTATAAAGTGACAGAGAAACAGAGTGACGGAGCAACGGAGAAATGGATTGATATAACATCTATTGATACAAAATCGCCATATGCGGTATACTGGAATCTTTCAGGTTTAGCAAATAGCGAGTATAAACTTCGGGCAGTTGCGTTTGATTTGTTAGAACTTGCTCAGCCTAATCCGTCAGAAATTACCGTTTATATTGACGATACTAACTGGGATATCTCGGAAGATGGGAATCCATCGGTTGACCCGAATACTACTCACCGAAAACAAGAAAAAATTAGTGAATCAACCGAAACAATTGTGATGATTGCTGATGGAACAAGCGCTATTGTTCCTGAAGGTACGGTAGAAAAAGAGACGGTTTTAGAAATAAAAACTATTACACAACAAAGTTTGCCTCTTCCAACAGATTCTTCGCTTGAAGCTATAGATGTATTCCGTGAATATAATTTTAGCAACGGCAAATCCGAGTTTGAAAAAGAGATTACTATCTCGCTTCCTTATCCTGACGATAATAATGATGGGATTGTTGATGGAACTACTCTAAAATCAGACATACTTGAGATTTATTATCTGGATGAAAAAAATAATGAATGGAAAAAAGCGAATAACCGTTTAGATTTAGGCGATGCCACAAATCCAGGTCAAAACAATAGCAGCGAAAATGCAAAAAATGACAGAACAGATAACCCAACCAATAAACACACAAATACTGTAGGATACCCCTTAAGGGGTATCCTACAAGCTGGACAGGGTGATCTAGGCCAAAAAGTCATTTCTGCAAAAGTGAACCATTTCACAAAATTTGGTATATTTGCCAAAACACCAAGAGACTTCTTGACTGACAGCCAAATTTCTGTTTATCCAAACCCATTCAAGCCGTCAAAAGGGGGGGATACCGAAATAACTTTTGATGGGCTTACCGAGAATGTCAGAATAAAAATATACACAATTGCAGGACGGCTTGCGGATGAGTTTGAAACAACAACAGATGGAAGTTGTAACTGGAAACCCGAACTGGCATCCGGCGTGTATATATATTACATAGAAGATAAAAATGGTAAAGGTAAAGCTAAAGGCAAACTGGCGATAATACGATGA